The following proteins are co-located in the Hydractinia symbiolongicarpus strain clone_291-10 chromosome 7, HSymV2.1, whole genome shotgun sequence genome:
- the LOC130649194 gene encoding uncharacterized protein LOC130649194 codes for MTTQQPTIVNSALRTKRLRIISKLGNVLIIAGVLTFGFSVSMYGALRIKDVPINQHHTSLIASFWIIATGILAVCTRPKSQGQGLVGTFNAFAITSIILAFLAFGTSVAGVVMYAKCGRRSPKNCRKSPDYGNVVYALLLALHLLEMAISIAATVYGFKVYNCCSHRSGQESNSQMFQATSRDTVFQNTMAPQPQQNQTLVTSTSGEQFILTPVRSMSQRPPIGPPVPGTTENGYAALQYSYNNF; via the exons ATGACAACTCAACAACCTACTATAGTGAACTCCGCCCTTCGAACAAAACGTCTGCGAATTATTTCCAAACTTG GCAACGTTCTAATTATCGCTGGTGTTCTAACGTTTGGTTTCAGCGTTAGTATGTACGGTGCACTACGGATAAAGGATGTTCCAATAAATCAACACCATACTTCACTTATTGCGTCGTTCTGGATCATTGCTACTGGAATATTGGCTGTGTGTACTCGTCCCAAATCACAAGGGCAAGGATTAGTCGGGACGTTTAATGCTTTCGCAATTACATCAATTATTTTAGCTTTCTTGGCTTTTGGCACATCAGTAGCTGGAGTTGT AATGTATGCTAAATGTGGCCGTCGTAGTCCAAAAAATTGCCGGAAGAGTCCTGATTATGGAAACGTTGTATATGCATTGCTTTTAGCACTACACCTGTTGGAGATGGCTATTTCAATTGCAGCCACAGTGTAtggttttaaagtttataactgCTGCAGCCATAGATCAG gacAAGAATCAAATTCTCAGATGTTTCAAGCAACATCACGAGATACAGTTTTCCAAAACACAATGGCTCCGCAACCGCAGCAAAACCAAACGCTGGTTACAAGCACCTCGGGtgagcaatttattttgacaccTGTCAGATCAATGTCGCAAAGACCTCCAATTGGCCCACCAGTTCCAGGAACCACCGAAAACGGCTACGCTGCATTACAATATTCCTACAATAATTTTTGA